In Micromonospora sp. WMMD980, the following are encoded in one genomic region:
- a CDS encoding peptidoglycan recognition family protein, whose product MSVPLPRRAVLRGAVLLGAAAGVGALTQVGADDARAAATRVDQPTIANCATWGARPPSSPVSVVQSRPNKIIIHHTAFPNTTDYSLAQAYRNSRDIQNLHMDSNGWLDSGQHFTNSRGGYLTEGRHGSLYGLLHGQSMVQGAHCVGQNSQAIGIENDGIYLDVQPPQALWDSLVWFCAFTCQQYGIAPTEIYGHKDFNSTQCPGLLHDRLPELRRTVAARLGG is encoded by the coding sequence ATGTCCGTTCCTCTCCCCCGGCGGGCCGTGCTGCGCGGCGCGGTCCTGCTCGGCGCCGCCGCCGGCGTCGGCGCGCTGACCCAGGTCGGCGCCGATGACGCGCGGGCCGCCGCGACCCGGGTCGACCAGCCGACCATCGCCAACTGCGCGACCTGGGGCGCCCGGCCGCCCTCGTCGCCGGTCAGCGTGGTGCAGAGCCGACCCAACAAGATCATCATTCACCACACCGCGTTCCCGAACACCACCGACTACAGCCTCGCCCAGGCCTACCGGAACTCCCGCGACATCCAGAACCTGCACATGGACTCGAACGGCTGGCTCGACTCCGGCCAGCACTTCACCAACAGCCGGGGCGGCTACCTGACCGAGGGCCGGCACGGCAGCCTCTACGGCCTGCTGCACGGGCAGAGCATGGTGCAGGGCGCGCACTGCGTCGGGCAGAACAGCCAGGCCATCGGCATCGAGAACGACGGCATCTACCTCGACGTGCAGCCGCCGCAGGCGCTCTGGGACAGCCTGGTCTGGTTCTGCGCGTTCACCTGCCAGCAGTACGGCATCGCGCCCACCGAGATCTACGGGCACAAGGACTTCAACTCCACCCAGTGCCCCGGGCTGCTGCACGACCGGCTGCCCGAGCTGCGCCGCACGGTCGCCGCCCGCCTCGGCGGCTGA
- a CDS encoding lysozyme, translated as MHRLLRTALRTTGAAVLATVTAAAVALIGAAPAHAAPAGLPGMDVSSYQGNVNWSTAWANGARFAYVKATEGTYYTNAYFAQQYNGSYNVGMIRGAYHFARPDTTSGATQANYFVDHGGGWSRDGKTLPGALDIEYNPYGATCYGLSQASMRSWIASFVNQYHARTGRWATIYTTTDWWSTCTGNTSQFAANNPLWIARYSSSVGTLPAGWGTYSFWQWSSSGTFPGDQNVWNGTLDRLRVLACNGTC; from the coding sequence ATGCACCGTCTCCTGCGCACGGCGCTGCGCACCACCGGCGCCGCCGTCCTCGCCACCGTCACCGCCGCCGCGGTGGCCCTGATCGGCGCGGCCCCCGCCCACGCCGCACCGGCCGGTCTACCCGGCATGGACGTCTCCAGCTACCAGGGCAACGTGAACTGGTCGACCGCCTGGGCCAACGGCGCCCGGTTCGCCTACGTCAAGGCGACCGAGGGCACCTACTACACCAACGCCTACTTCGCCCAGCAGTACAACGGCTCCTACAACGTCGGGATGATCCGCGGGGCGTACCACTTCGCCCGTCCGGACACCACGAGCGGCGCCACCCAGGCCAACTACTTCGTCGACCACGGCGGCGGCTGGTCGCGGGACGGCAAGACGCTGCCCGGCGCGCTCGACATCGAATACAACCCGTACGGCGCCACCTGCTACGGGCTGAGCCAGGCGTCGATGCGCAGCTGGATCGCCTCGTTCGTCAACCAGTACCACGCCCGCACCGGCCGGTGGGCCACCATCTACACCACCACCGACTGGTGGAGCACCTGCACCGGCAACACCTCGCAGTTCGCCGCCAACAACCCCCTGTGGATCGCGCGCTACTCGTCCAGCGTCGGCACGCTGCCGGCCGGCTGGGGCACGTACTCGTTCTGGCAGTGGTCCTCCTCCGGCACCTTCCCCGGCGACCAGAACGTCTGGAACGGCACCCTGGACCGGCTCCGGGTGCTGGCCTGCAACGGCACCTGCTGA
- a CDS encoding FAD-dependent oxidoreductase, translating into MRDGRVIVVGAGFSGLACALALARAGAEPLVLEARDRVGGRTLSRPLPGGGWLDLGAQWIGPTQDRMYALVAAYGLETFPSPAHGAPTLLLAGRPADGEPAGLARLLGTLDEMAVGVDPAAPWRAERAAEWDRTTLGGWLDATAGDPVTARHAGRLLAGGLLAASPDEVSLLQMLFYLRSGGGAGSLLGMAGGAQQDRIVGGPAALARRMADALPPGRLRLGTPVDAIAQDAGGVRVRAGDEVHAGDAVVVALAPALAGRIRYDPPLPALRDGLTQRMPMGAALKVHARYPAPFWRAAGRSGVATTDTGPLTETVDNSLPGRPGGVLTGFSYGAQARALRRLPDATRRAALRDALVALFGPAAAEPEELIEYDWSADPWTRGCFCGLLTPGSWCDYGPELRAPVGRVHWAGTETATRWSGYLEGAVTAGERAAAEALDRAEFKENLRYVY; encoded by the coding sequence ATGCGCGACGGCCGGGTGATCGTGGTGGGGGCGGGGTTCTCCGGGCTGGCCTGTGCCCTCGCCCTGGCCCGGGCCGGCGCCGAGCCGCTCGTGCTGGAGGCCCGGGACCGGGTGGGCGGCCGGACCCTGAGCCGCCCGCTGCCCGGCGGCGGGTGGCTCGACCTCGGCGCGCAGTGGATCGGCCCCACCCAGGACCGGATGTACGCGCTCGTCGCCGCGTACGGCCTGGAGACCTTTCCGTCTCCGGCGCACGGCGCGCCGACGCTCCTGCTGGCCGGGCGACCGGCGGACGGGGAGCCGGCCGGGCTGGCCCGGCTGCTCGGCACGCTCGACGAGATGGCGGTCGGGGTCGACCCGGCCGCGCCGTGGCGGGCCGAGCGGGCGGCGGAGTGGGACCGGACCACGCTCGGCGGCTGGCTCGACGCCACCGCGGGAGACCCGGTCACCGCCCGCCACGCCGGCCGGCTGCTCGCCGGTGGCCTGCTGGCCGCCTCGCCGGACGAGGTGTCGCTGTTGCAGATGCTGTTCTACCTGCGCAGCGGCGGCGGCGCCGGCTCGCTGCTGGGCATGGCCGGTGGCGCGCAGCAGGACCGGATCGTCGGCGGGCCGGCCGCGCTGGCGCGGCGGATGGCGGACGCGCTGCCGCCGGGGCGGCTGCGCCTGGGCACGCCGGTGGACGCGATCGCCCAGGACGCCGGCGGCGTGCGGGTCCGCGCCGGCGACGAGGTGCACGCCGGCGACGCGGTGGTGGTCGCGCTGGCCCCGGCGCTGGCCGGTCGGATCCGCTACGACCCGCCGCTGCCGGCGCTGCGCGACGGGTTGACCCAGCGGATGCCGATGGGCGCGGCGCTGAAGGTGCACGCGCGCTACCCGGCGCCGTTCTGGCGGGCCGCCGGGCGGTCCGGGGTGGCGACCACGGACACCGGCCCGCTCACCGAGACGGTGGACAACTCGTTGCCCGGGCGACCGGGCGGGGTGCTCACCGGGTTCAGCTACGGCGCCCAGGCCCGCGCGCTACGCCGGCTGCCGGACGCCACCCGCCGTGCCGCGCTGCGCGACGCGCTGGTCGCGCTCTTCGGCCCGGCCGCCGCCGAGCCCGAGGAGCTGATCGAGTACGACTGGTCGGCCGACCCGTGGACCCGCGGCTGCTTCTGCGGGCTGCTCACGCCCGGCTCGTGGTGCGACTACGGCCCCGAGTTGCGGGCGCCGGTGGGGCGGGTGCACTGGGCCGGGACGGAGACCGCGACCCGGTGGAGCGGCTATCTGGAGGGTGCGGTGACCGCCGGCGAACGCGCCGCCGCCGAGGCCCTGGACCGAGCCGAGTTCAAAGAAAATCTTCGATACGTCTATTGA
- a CDS encoding ABC transporter ATP-binding protein — protein sequence MTPPDTPADGPGLALHHVGVRFGGLVALDDVSLRVPPGRVIGVIGPNGAGKTTLFNVVCGFVRPSEGTLTLDGRPFRPRPHRLTRLGVARTLQGIGLFPGLTVLENVVAGATHTARAGFAAALFGLPRSDRDERRLRARALDLLGELGVDRHADAAPATLPYPVRKRVALARALIARPRLLLLDEPAGGLGGDDLAELADLVRALPERGDGCAVLLVEHHMDLVMSVCHELVVLDFGRVIAAGEPARIRDDPRVTEAYLGADVPAETGGAT from the coding sequence ATGACCCCACCGGACACCCCCGCGGACGGCCCCGGCCTGGCGCTGCACCACGTCGGCGTGCGCTTCGGTGGACTGGTCGCCCTCGACGACGTCTCGCTGCGGGTGCCGCCCGGCCGGGTGATCGGCGTGATCGGCCCCAACGGCGCCGGGAAGACCACGCTGTTCAACGTGGTCTGCGGCTTCGTGCGGCCGAGCGAGGGCACGCTCACCCTGGACGGACGGCCGTTCCGACCCCGCCCGCACCGGCTCACCCGGCTCGGCGTCGCCCGCACGCTCCAGGGCATCGGCCTCTTCCCCGGGCTCACCGTGCTGGAGAACGTGGTGGCCGGCGCGACCCACACGGCCCGCGCCGGCTTCGCCGCCGCGCTGTTCGGGCTGCCCCGCAGCGACCGCGACGAGCGGCGGCTGCGCGCCCGCGCCCTCGACCTGCTCGGCGAGCTCGGCGTCGACAGGCACGCCGACGCCGCCCCGGCCACCCTGCCCTACCCGGTGCGCAAACGGGTCGCCCTGGCCCGCGCGCTGATCGCCCGACCCCGGCTGCTGCTGCTCGACGAGCCGGCCGGCGGGCTCGGCGGCGACGACCTGGCCGAGCTGGCCGACCTGGTCCGGGCCCTGCCGGAGCGCGGCGACGGCTGCGCCGTGCTGCTCGTCGAGCACCACATGGACCTGGTCATGTCCGTCTGCCACGAACTGGTGGTGCTCGACTTCGGCCGGGTGATCGCCGCCGGCGAGCCGGCGCGGATCCGCGACGATCCCCGGGTCACCGAGGCGTACCTCGGCGCCGACGTGCCCGCCGAGACCGGCGGCGCCACGTGA
- a CDS encoding ABC transporter ATP-binding protein, translating into MTGVLEVEALSAGYGPVPVLRDVAFTVPAATVTAVLGANGAGKTTLLRTLSGLLRPTGGRIRYAGEDLRGVRVEHLVRRGLAHVPEGRGVVTELTVAENLRLGGLWRRDRADARRAQDEVYALFPALARRRDHLGHQLSGGERQMLAVGRALIARPRLLLLDEPSLGLAPRVAAQIMALLRRLRDEQGLTVLLVEQNVRAALAVADQGIVMSLGRVVTAAPAARLRDDEQLRHAYLGF; encoded by the coding sequence GTGACCGGGGTGCTGGAGGTCGAGGCGCTCAGCGCCGGCTACGGCCCGGTGCCGGTGCTGCGGGACGTGGCGTTCACCGTGCCGGCCGCCACCGTCACCGCCGTGCTCGGCGCCAACGGCGCCGGGAAGACCACGCTGCTGCGTACCCTCTCCGGCCTGCTGCGGCCCACCGGCGGCCGGATCCGGTACGCGGGGGAGGACCTGCGCGGCGTTCGGGTGGAGCACCTGGTCCGGCGGGGCCTGGCGCACGTGCCGGAAGGGCGCGGCGTGGTGACCGAGCTGACCGTGGCGGAGAACCTGCGCCTGGGCGGGCTGTGGCGCCGGGACCGGGCCGACGCCCGGCGCGCCCAGGACGAGGTGTACGCGCTCTTCCCGGCGCTGGCCCGCCGCCGCGACCACCTCGGCCATCAGCTCTCCGGCGGCGAGCGGCAGATGCTCGCGGTCGGCCGGGCGCTGATCGCCCGCCCCCGGCTGCTGCTGCTGGACGAGCCGTCGCTCGGGCTGGCGCCCCGGGTGGCCGCGCAGATCATGGCGCTGCTGCGGCGGCTGCGCGACGAGCAGGGGCTGACCGTGCTGCTGGTCGAGCAGAACGTGCGCGCCGCGCTCGCCGTCGCCGACCAGGGGATCGTCATGTCGCTCGGCCGGGTGGTGACCGCCGCGCCGGCCGCCCGGCTGCGCGACGACGAGCAGTTGCGGCACGCGTACCTCGGGTTCTGA
- a CDS encoding branched-chain amino acid ABC transporter permease, giving the protein MERFWFLTFDGLAAGAVYAAFALALVLIWRAARVINFAQGAMAVGTAYVGYAVAAATGSYWLGLAAAVLSGLALGALVERVLMRFVGPAGPLNQVIVALGLVLLIQAVLGMVFGNGYRPAPAPFDTDALTIGGVAALSPYDLWVLGAALTVVVLLALLFTRTPVGLRMRAAAFAPEVSRLLGVRVGRMLTLGWALAAGVGALAGMLVVPTGLGLHPHAMDLVFVVAFTAAVVGGLDSPVGAVVGGLLVGLILSYVTGYLGPDTTPLAVLVLLLAVLLVRPGGLFSAARARHV; this is encoded by the coding sequence ATGGAACGGTTCTGGTTCCTCACCTTCGACGGGCTGGCCGCCGGCGCGGTCTACGCCGCGTTCGCGCTCGCGCTGGTGCTCATCTGGCGGGCCGCCCGGGTGATCAACTTCGCCCAGGGCGCGATGGCGGTCGGCACCGCCTACGTCGGCTACGCGGTCGCCGCCGCCACCGGCTCCTACTGGCTGGGCCTCGCCGCCGCGGTGCTCTCCGGCCTCGCGCTGGGCGCGCTGGTGGAGCGGGTGCTGATGCGCTTCGTCGGGCCGGCCGGCCCGCTCAACCAGGTGATCGTCGCGCTCGGCCTGGTGCTGCTCATCCAGGCGGTGCTCGGGATGGTCTTCGGCAACGGCTACCGACCGGCCCCGGCGCCGTTCGACACCGACGCGCTCACCATCGGCGGGGTCGCCGCGCTGTCCCCGTACGACCTCTGGGTGCTCGGCGCGGCGCTGACGGTCGTGGTGCTGCTCGCGCTGCTGTTCACCCGTACCCCGGTCGGCCTGCGGATGCGGGCCGCCGCGTTCGCCCCCGAGGTCTCCCGGCTGCTCGGCGTGCGCGTCGGCCGGATGCTCACGCTGGGTTGGGCGCTGGCCGCCGGGGTCGGCGCGCTCGCCGGCATGCTCGTCGTCCCCACCGGTCTGGGCCTGCACCCGCACGCCATGGACCTGGTCTTCGTGGTCGCGTTCACCGCCGCCGTGGTCGGCGGCCTGGACAGCCCGGTCGGCGCGGTGGTCGGCGGCCTGCTGGTCGGGCTGATCCTGTCGTACGTCACCGGCTACCTGGGGCCGGACACCACGCCACTGGCCGTGCTGGTGCTGCTGCTGGCCGTCCTGCTGGTCCGGCCCGGCGGGCTCTTCTCCGCGGCGAGAGCGAGGCACGTGTGA
- a CDS encoding branched-chain amino acid ABC transporter permease translates to MTTTRTEPAPPSPLRRLLPGAPAGTGPRGSTLLRHLAVAVLAGTLVVLLTNQLPPYQNLQVARVCAILCVTAGHTVLVGLNGQLSLGHGALMATGAYTVALVQQGLDERAVRGWWVLPASLLAAVAVTALGGLVVGLAAARLRGPYLAGVTLAVATLVPAVTTIFTGVFNGEQGLRFPAQNPPAALGAYFQPERWLAWIALAAALLTMLFLANLVRSRFGRSLRAVRDDEVAARLAGIPVARTQVLAFVVSAACAGLGGGVYAVLTATVAPGKFPLDLSLFLLMAIVIGGLGSLAGAVWGALLLVALQDLPGLLTEHLDLPGGLAQRLEGNLALAVFGLILIVVMLAAPGGVQGGVRALAARLRAAVRRDR, encoded by the coding sequence GTGACCACCACCCGCACCGAACCGGCCCCGCCGTCGCCGCTGCGCCGGCTGCTGCCCGGGGCGCCCGCCGGCACCGGTCCGCGCGGGTCGACGCTGCTGCGCCACCTGGCCGTTGCGGTGCTCGCCGGCACGCTCGTCGTGCTGCTGACCAACCAGCTCCCGCCCTACCAGAACCTCCAGGTGGCGCGGGTCTGCGCGATCCTCTGCGTCACCGCCGGGCACACCGTGCTGGTCGGGCTCAACGGCCAGCTCTCGCTCGGCCACGGTGCGCTGATGGCCACCGGCGCCTACACCGTGGCCCTGGTGCAGCAGGGTCTCGACGAGCGGGCCGTACGCGGATGGTGGGTGCTGCCGGCGTCACTGCTGGCGGCGGTCGCGGTGACCGCGCTGGGCGGGCTGGTCGTCGGCCTGGCCGCGGCCCGGCTGCGCGGGCCCTACCTGGCCGGCGTGACGCTGGCGGTGGCGACGCTGGTGCCGGCCGTCACCACCATCTTCACCGGGGTGTTCAACGGCGAGCAGGGGCTGCGCTTCCCGGCGCAGAACCCGCCGGCGGCGCTCGGGGCGTACTTCCAGCCGGAGCGCTGGCTGGCCTGGATCGCGCTGGCCGCCGCGCTGCTCACCATGCTGTTCCTGGCCAACTTGGTACGCAGCCGGTTCGGCCGGTCCCTGCGGGCGGTCCGCGACGACGAGGTGGCGGCCCGGCTCGCCGGCATCCCGGTGGCCCGCACCCAGGTGCTCGCGTTCGTGGTCAGCGCCGCCTGCGCCGGCCTCGGCGGCGGCGTGTACGCGGTGCTCACCGCCACCGTCGCGCCCGGCAAGTTCCCGCTCGACCTGTCGCTGTTCCTGCTCATGGCCATCGTGATCGGCGGGTTGGGCAGCCTGGCCGGCGCGGTCTGGGGCGCGCTGCTGCTGGTCGCGTTGCAGGACCTGCCCGGCCTGCTCACCGAGCACCTCGACCTGCCCGGCGGGCTCGCCCAGCGGCTGGAGGGCAACCTCGCGCTGGCCGTGTTCGGCCTGATCCTCATCGTCGTCATGCTCGCCGCCCCGGGGGGCGTGCAGGGCGGCGTACGCGCGCTCGCCGCCCGGCTGCGCGCCGCCGTCCGCCGTGACCGCTGA
- a CDS encoding ABC transporter substrate-binding protein, producing MRLTTTGRVLAAAAGLALLAALPACADDERQAAENVPGVTDGEVVIGTHQPLTGPAAPGYSKISAATKAYFEHINSKGGVHGRKIVYKVMDDGYNPANTENVVRKLVLDDKVFALLGGLGTPTHTNVLEFVKTQKVPDLFVASGSRNWNQPEKYPTTFGWQPDYTVEGKILASWVKREFPGAKVCHFGQNDDFGRDSLAGVEQVLGPVAAKQTYTTTNQQVGPAIGALRAAGCQVVISASIPGFTALAMGQAAGQGFRAQWVVSNVGADYTTLAAQLGDKKVILEGMVADNYLPMVGDTGNPWIQEFTKIHQRFNAGNPVDGNAVYGYSMAYTFVQALLAAGPEPTREKLVAAVRKGGFRGPGLTPFRYADTVHAGYSGVRLSRVSGGAQTYFGPTYTTDDGDAAVTEFTEPPTTPPADAVPTA from the coding sequence ATGCGCCTCACCACCACCGGCCGCGTGCTCGCCGCCGCCGCCGGCCTGGCCCTGCTGGCCGCGTTGCCGGCCTGCGCCGACGACGAGAGACAGGCCGCCGAGAACGTTCCCGGGGTCACCGACGGCGAGGTCGTCATCGGCACCCACCAGCCGCTGACCGGCCCCGCCGCGCCCGGCTACTCGAAGATCTCCGCCGCCACCAAGGCGTACTTCGAGCACATCAACAGCAAGGGTGGCGTGCACGGCCGGAAGATCGTCTACAAGGTCATGGACGACGGCTACAACCCCGCCAACACCGAGAACGTGGTCCGTAAGCTGGTCCTCGACGACAAGGTCTTCGCGCTGCTCGGCGGCCTGGGCACGCCGACGCACACGAACGTGCTGGAGTTCGTGAAGACGCAGAAGGTGCCGGACCTCTTCGTCGCCTCCGGCAGCCGCAACTGGAACCAGCCGGAGAAGTACCCGACGACGTTCGGCTGGCAGCCCGACTACACGGTCGAGGGCAAGATCCTGGCCAGCTGGGTGAAGCGGGAGTTCCCCGGCGCGAAGGTCTGCCACTTCGGGCAGAACGACGACTTCGGCCGCGACTCCCTGGCCGGGGTGGAGCAGGTGCTCGGCCCGGTCGCCGCGAAGCAGACCTACACCACCACCAACCAGCAGGTCGGGCCGGCGATCGGGGCGCTGCGGGCGGCCGGCTGCCAGGTGGTGATCTCGGCGAGCATCCCCGGCTTCACCGCGCTGGCCATGGGACAGGCCGCCGGGCAGGGCTTCCGGGCACAGTGGGTGGTGTCCAACGTGGGCGCCGACTACACCACGCTCGCCGCCCAGCTCGGCGACAAGAAGGTGATCCTCGAAGGCATGGTCGCCGACAACTACCTGCCCATGGTGGGCGACACCGGCAATCCGTGGATCCAGGAGTTCACGAAGATCCACCAGCGGTTCAACGCGGGCAACCCGGTCGACGGCAATGCGGTCTACGGCTACTCGATGGCGTACACGTTCGTGCAGGCGCTGCTCGCCGCCGGGCCGGAGCCGACCCGGGAGAAGCTGGTCGCCGCCGTGCGCAAGGGCGGCTTCCGCGGGCCCGGGCTCACCCCCTTCCGGTACGCGGACACGGTGCACGCCGGCTACAGCGGGGTACGGCTGAGTCGGGTGAGCGGTGGCGCGCAGACCTACTTCGGCCCGACGTACACCACCGACGACGGTGACGCCGCGGTCACCGAGTTCACCGAACCGCCGACCACCCCGCCGGCGGACGCCGTACCGACCGCCTGA